GGCGCCGCGCCGAAGGCGGACCTGCAGATCCTCCCCGACAGCAAGGGGGCCCGGCTCACCTGGCGGGTGCAGCTCGAGACGGTCACGGCCAAGGGCGAGCCCTCGATGCCCAACCTCTTCATCGACGCGCACACGGGCGAGCTCGTCCAGCAGTTCGACAACCTGAAGACGGCGCGCAACCGCAAGACCTACACCGCGGGCACCCGCACGACGCTGCCCGGCACGCTGGTGCGCTCGGAGGGACAGGGGCCCTCGGGTGACGCGGTGCTGGACATGGCCCACGACAACGCGGGCATCACCTACGACTTCTACTTCAGCAAGTTCGGGCGTGACAGCTACAACGGCGCCGGCGCCACCCTCTCCTCGACCGTCCACTACAGCAAGAACTACGTGAACGCGTACTGGGACGGCACGCAGATGGTCTACGGAGACGGCGACGGCGTGGATTCCTCGCCGCTGACGGTGCTCGACGTGGTGGGCCACGAGCTCACCCACGCCGTCACCGACACCTCCTCGGACCTCATCTACTCGAACGAGTCGGGCGCCCTCAACGAGGCCATGTCCGACGTCTTCGGCGCCGCCATCGAGGCGTACCGGGACGGCGCCGTCAGCGCCAACACGTGGAAGATTGGCGAGGAGTGCTGGACCCCGGCCACCCCGGGCGATGCGCTGCGCTACATGAACGATCCGGCGATCGCGGGGGACTACGACTACTACCCGACGCGCTACACGGGCACCTCGGACAACGGCGGCGTGCACTGGAACTCGGGCATCGCCAACCTGGCCTTCCACCTGATGGTCTCCGGCGGCACCCACCCGCGTGGCAAGACGAGCAACGTGGTGCCGGCGATCGATCCGGCCGACGCCTCCAACAGCCTGCAGAAGGGCGCGGCCATCTTCTACCGCGCCAACACGGTGTACCTGACCCCGAGCAGCACCTTCGCCGACGCGCGCACCGCCACCGCGCAGGCCGCCGCCGACCTCTACGGCGCGGGCTCGAGCGCCGTCACCTCGGTGAACGAGGCCTGGAGCGCGGTGGGCGTGGCGCCCGCTCCGGTGTGGACGGCGTTCTCCACCCAGACGAACCTCTCCGGTGCCCGGAGCAGCTCGGCGAACTACAGCTTCGTCACGCCCGTCGGCGCGACCGCCATCAAGTTCGAGATGTCCGGCGGCTCGGGTGATGCCGACCTGTACGTGAAGTTCGGCAGCGCGCCCACCACGACGAGCTACGATTGCCGTCCGTACGCCTCGGGCAACAGCGAGTCCTGCTCCTTCAACCCGGCCAGGCAGGGCACGTACTACGTCCTGATCCGCGGCTACTCGGCCTACTCCGGCGTGACCCTCAAGGCGAGCTCCGCGCAGTAGGTCCGGACACTCCGCCGCATCCCTTCCGGCGCGGTCGCCACTCCTGGCGGCCGCGCCGGTCGTCTTTGGGGCCTCCCGTGCGAGGGGGTAACTTGAATCCCGACAACGCCATCATGAGCGGGGCCCGCGAGGGAACTCCCGCCGGAGGACACACGGGATGACACGCACGGCGATGAAGCAGTCTTCCGAGCAGCCGGGCTGGCGCGGGGCCTTCCGCGACCTGACGAAGGACCAGGGCTTCCAGCCGCTCCGGATCGAGGGAAAGCTGCCGGAGGATCTGCGGGGCACGCTGAGGCGGGTGGGACCGATGACCTTCGGCGTGGGGACGGAGCGCTACGGGCATTGGTTCGACGGGGATGGAGGGGTGATGGCGGTGCGCTTCGACGGGAGCGGCGCGCGAGGGGCGGCGCGGGTGATCGACACCCCGGGCCTGCGCGCCGGGCGCGAGGCGGGGAGGATCCTCGGCAGCAGCTATGGCACGGGGTCCTCGCCGTGGCGCAGGCTGCGGCATTTCGGGACGAAGAGGAACGCGGCGAACACCTCGGTGCTGGAGTGGAACGGGCGGATCTTCGCGCTGTACGAGGGGGGCCTGCCCACGGAGCTTTCCCCGGAGGACTCGCGCTGGCTGGGCGAGACGGACCTGGGCGTCATCCTGACGAACTTCTCCGCGCACCCGCACCGGGTGCCGGGGCGCGAGGCGTCGTACAACTTCGGCATGCGCTACGGGCGCGTCACCACGCTGGAGCTGT
The DNA window shown above is from Cystobacter fuscus DSM 2262 and carries:
- a CDS encoding M4 family metallopeptidase; the protein is MRIRRLVSVLPFVLLGSACGVDMDADTQDGLGEQDSSLVSKVDDGQGLRQLKAQRPEFLLDAGELSPKRALIDSRGLKHERLSQTFKGVPVFGAQAIVHLKGDGSIASVTDRLARGLKVDTTPRLRADEATQRAVGHVGGPSLLGAAPKADLQILPDSKGARLTWRVQLETVTAKGEPSMPNLFIDAHTGELVQQFDNLKTARNRKTYTAGTRTTLPGTLVRSEGQGPSGDAVLDMAHDNAGITYDFYFSKFGRDSYNGAGATLSSTVHYSKNYVNAYWDGTQMVYGDGDGVDSSPLTVLDVVGHELTHAVTDTSSDLIYSNESGALNEAMSDVFGAAIEAYRDGAVSANTWKIGEECWTPATPGDALRYMNDPAIAGDYDYYPTRYTGTSDNGGVHWNSGIANLAFHLMVSGGTHPRGKTSNVVPAIDPADASNSLQKGAAIFYRANTVYLTPSSTFADARTATAQAAADLYGAGSSAVTSVNEAWSAVGVAPAPVWTAFSTQTNLSGARSSSANYSFVTPVGATAIKFEMSGGSGDADLYVKFGSAPTTTSYDCRPYASGNSESCSFNPARQGTYYVLIRGYSAYSGVTLKASSAQ